The Methanocaldococcus jannaschii DSM 2661 genome has a segment encoding these proteins:
- a CDS encoding damage-control phosphatase ARMT1 family protein: MKIKPECAICIIRQVVDAANEITDDEREQFRLIKSTMEVIKDVYGESAVPAWMGTVVHRYLKKISNNNDPYKNLKEKANKIALQYLDKVREMSNTDDELERLRKKVLATIAGNVIDFGAYSTGINIEKLIEDTLNGELKIDNSRKLLNDLKDKNIKKILYICDNAGEIIFDRVLMEEIKKYDKDIVAVVKGKPILNDATLEDAKIAKIDEIAKVITTGSDIIGIILEECSEEFLKEFESADLIIAKGMGNYESLTEYEDKIDKPIYYILKAKCKPVAENIGVDVGDNVLLKR; this comes from the coding sequence GTGAAAATAAAACCAGAATGTGCTATCTGTATAATAAGGCAGGTCGTTGATGCCGCTAATGAGATAACAGATGATGAAAGAGAGCAGTTTAGATTAATAAAAAGTACTATGGAAGTTATTAAAGATGTTTATGGTGAGAGTGCGGTTCCAGCATGGATGGGGACTGTAGTGCATAGATATTTAAAGAAAATTAGCAACAACAACGACCCTTACAAAAATTTGAAAGAGAAGGCAAACAAAATAGCCCTTCAGTATTTAGATAAAGTTAGGGAGATGAGTAATACAGATGATGAGCTTGAAAGATTGAGAAAGAAGGTTTTAGCAACAATTGCAGGAAACGTTATTGACTTTGGAGCTTACAGCACAGGGATAAATATTGAAAAGTTAATTGAAGACACATTAAATGGGGAGTTAAAGATAGACAACAGCAGAAAGCTCTTAAATGATTTAAAAGATAAAAACATAAAAAAGATTTTGTATATATGTGATAACGCTGGAGAGATTATTTTTGATAGGGTTTTAATGGAAGAGATTAAAAAATATGATAAAGATATCGTTGCAGTAGTTAAAGGAAAACCAATTCTAAACGATGCTACATTAGAAGATGCAAAGATAGCCAAGATTGATGAGATAGCCAAGGTTATAACAACCGGCTCAGATATCATTGGAATTATTTTAGAAGAGTGTTCAGAAGAATTTTTGAAAGAGTTTGAAAGTGCTGATTTAATCATTGCTAAGGGAATGGGTAATTATGAAAGTTTAACAGAATATGAAGATAAGATAGATAAACCAATCTATTATATATTGAAAGCTAAATGCAAACCAGTTGCTGAAAATATTGGTGTCGATGTAGGGGATAATGTTTTGTTAAAAAGATAA
- the purM gene encoding phosphoribosylformylglycinamidine cyclo-ligase, with the protein MVTYKDAGVDISHEDKVIKALVSQITFKRSDIKPAELGLHYAGAVEFGDYYLVLSTDGVGSKMIVAEMANKFDTVGIDMIAMNVNDAICIGAEPIALVDYLAVGHITEEIAEQIGKGLNEGAKEANINIVGGETATLPDMIKGIDLAGTVLAIVKKDEIITGKDVKAGDVIVGLRSSGIHSNGLSLARKVFFDIAKLDINDKLSYGKTVAEELLTPTRIYVKPVLEMIRDKDIEVKGLAHITGGSFRKLKRLNDKVTYYIDNLPEPLPIFKEIQRLGNVPDEEMFRTFNMGIGFCVIVDEEDANKVIKIANKYNIPAQVIGRVVDSLEVNGNKIVGKAVVKYNDKHIILE; encoded by the coding sequence ATGGTTACTTACAAAGATGCAGGAGTAGATATATCTCACGAAGATAAAGTAATTAAAGCCTTAGTTTCACAGATAACATTTAAGAGAAGTGATATAAAACCAGCTGAGTTAGGATTGCACTATGCAGGAGCTGTTGAGTTTGGAGATTATTATTTAGTTTTATCTACAGATGGTGTTGGAAGTAAGATGATAGTTGCAGAGATGGCTAATAAATTTGATACCGTTGGAATTGACATGATTGCTATGAATGTAAATGATGCCATCTGTATTGGGGCAGAGCCTATAGCGTTGGTTGATTACTTAGCAGTTGGACATATAACCGAAGAGATAGCTGAGCAAATAGGAAAAGGATTAAATGAAGGAGCTAAAGAGGCAAATATAAACATTGTTGGTGGTGAAACAGCTACACTACCAGATATGATTAAAGGTATTGATTTAGCAGGAACTGTGTTAGCAATAGTTAAGAAGGATGAAATCATAACTGGAAAGGATGTTAAAGCTGGAGATGTGATTGTTGGTTTAAGAAGCTCTGGAATACATAGCAATGGGTTATCATTGGCAAGGAAGGTATTTTTTGACATAGCTAAGTTAGACATTAATGACAAACTCTCTTATGGAAAGACAGTTGCTGAAGAGCTTTTAACACCAACAAGGATTTATGTAAAGCCAGTTTTGGAGATGATTAGAGATAAAGATATAGAAGTTAAGGGTTTAGCCCACATAACTGGAGGAAGTTTTAGAAAGCTTAAAAGATTGAATGATAAAGTAACTTACTATATTGACAACCTTCCAGAGCCATTACCAATATTTAAAGAGATTCAAAGATTGGGTAATGTGCCTGATGAAGAGATGTTTAGAACGTTTAATATGGGTATTGGATTCTGTGTAATTGTTGATGAAGAAGATGCCAACAAAGTTATAAAAATAGCTAATAAATATAATATCCCAGCCCAAGTAATAGGTAGAGTTGTTGATAGCTTAGAGGTTAATGGAAATAAGATTGTTGGTAAAGCTGTTGTTAAATATAATGATAAGCATATAATATTAGAATAA
- the purF gene encoding amidophosphoribosyltransferase, translating to MCGIFGIYSYERLNVAKKIYYGLFALQHRGQEGAGIATSDGKNIHYYKNIGLVTDVFKNETLQNLFGYIGIGHVRYSTTGGKAVENCQPFVVKSSFGNIAIAHNGDLVNSDELRRELEMKGHIFTSSTDSEVIAQLLVRELLKTSDKIEAIKNTLKKLVGAYSLLIMFNDSLIAVRDPWGFKPLCIGRDESNIYISSEDCALTTLDAEFVKDIEPGEIIEIKDGEIISHKLDYGVSEYNPVNVDVPCIYRGAATCMFEYVYFARPDSTIDGISVYKVRKRIGKILAKEHPVDADVVSPIPDSGVTFALGFSEESGIPYYEGLIKNRYVGRTFILPSQNERELAVRLKLSPVKSVLEGKRVVLVDDSIVRGTTSRRIVNMVRKAGAKEVHLRIGCPKIISPCYYGIDMATKKELIASNKTEEEIGKAIGVDSIGYLSLEGLVKAIGRKDLCLACVTGKYPTEVNFEKILGRE from the coding sequence ATGTGTGGGATATTTGGAATCTACTCTTATGAAAGGTTAAATGTAGCTAAAAAAATTTATTATGGGTTGTTTGCTTTACAGCATAGAGGGCAGGAAGGGGCTGGAATTGCTACAAGTGATGGGAAAAATATACACTACTATAAAAATATTGGATTAGTTACAGATGTTTTTAAAAATGAGACATTACAAAACTTATTTGGCTATATTGGAATTGGACATGTAAGATATTCAACAACGGGAGGAAAGGCTGTTGAAAACTGTCAGCCGTTTGTAGTTAAAAGTTCATTTGGTAATATAGCTATAGCCCATAATGGAGATTTAGTAAATTCAGACGAATTAAGAAGAGAATTAGAGATGAAGGGGCATATATTCACTTCTTCAACTGACTCTGAAGTTATAGCTCAACTTTTGGTTAGAGAATTGTTAAAAACATCTGATAAGATTGAGGCAATAAAAAATACATTAAAAAAGCTCGTTGGAGCTTATTCACTTTTAATAATGTTTAATGATTCCTTAATTGCAGTAAGAGACCCTTGGGGCTTTAAACCATTGTGTATTGGAAGAGATGAGAGCAATATCTATATATCATCTGAGGATTGTGCATTAACAACCTTAGATGCTGAATTTGTTAAAGATATTGAGCCAGGAGAAATTATAGAAATTAAAGACGGGGAAATAATATCTCATAAATTAGATTATGGTGTTTCTGAATACAACCCTGTGAATGTCGATGTGCCATGTATATACAGAGGAGCGGCAACTTGTATGTTTGAGTATGTGTATTTTGCAAGACCTGACTCAACAATTGATGGTATTAGCGTCTATAAGGTTAGAAAGAGGATTGGAAAAATTTTGGCTAAAGAACATCCAGTAGATGCTGATGTTGTTTCTCCAATCCCCGATTCAGGAGTCACATTTGCCTTAGGATTTTCTGAAGAGTCAGGGATTCCATACTATGAAGGTTTAATAAAGAACAGATATGTTGGAAGAACTTTTATTCTTCCATCCCAAAATGAGAGAGAATTGGCAGTAAGGTTAAAATTAAGTCCAGTAAAAAGTGTATTGGAAGGGAAGAGGGTTGTTTTGGTTGATGATAGTATTGTTAGAGGAACAACATCAAGAAGAATTGTAAATATGGTTAGAAAAGCTGGAGCTAAGGAGGTGCATTTAAGAATTGGCTGTCCTAAGATTATATCCCCTTGCTATTATGGTATAGATATGGCTACTAAAAAGGAACTTATTGCCTCAAACAAAACAGAAGAAGAGATAGGGAAAGCTATTGGAGTTGATTCTATTGGATATTTATCATTAGAGGGATTAGTTAAAGCTATAGGTAGAAAAGATTTATGTTTAGCTTGTGTAACTGGAAAATATCCAACTGAAGTTAATTTTGAAAAGATATTGGGGAGAGAATAA
- the asd gene encoding aspartate-semialdehyde dehydrogenase: MKIKVGVLGATGSVGQRFVQLLADHPMFELTALAASERSAGKKYKDACYWFQDRDIPENIKDMVVIPTDPKHEEFEDVDIVFSALPSDLAKKFEPEFAKEGKLIFSNASAYRMEEDVPLVIPEVNADHLELIEIQREKRGWDGAIITNPNCSTICAVITLKPIMDKFGLEAVFIATMQAVSGAGYNGVPSMAILDNLIPFIKNEEEKMQTESLKLLGTLKDGKVELANFKISASCNRVAVIDGHTESIFVKTKEGAEPEEIKEVMDKFDPLKDLNLPTYAKPIVIREEIDRPQPRLDRNEGNGMSIVVGRIRKDPIFDVKYTALEHNTIRGAAGASVLNAEYFVKKYI, encoded by the coding sequence ATGAAGATAAAAGTTGGTGTCTTAGGAGCTACTGGAAGCGTGGGGCAGAGATTTGTCCAATTGTTGGCAGACCATCCAATGTTTGAATTAACAGCTTTAGCAGCATCAGAGAGAAGTGCTGGGAAAAAGTATAAAGATGCATGTTATTGGTTCCAAGATAGAGATATTCCAGAAAATATAAAGGATATGGTTGTTATTCCAACAGACCCTAAGCATGAGGAGTTTGAAGATGTTGATATTGTCTTCTCAGCTTTACCATCAGATTTAGCTAAAAAGTTTGAGCCAGAATTTGCTAAGGAAGGGAAGTTGATTTTCTCTAACGCATCAGCTTATAGAATGGAAGAGGATGTTCCATTGGTAATTCCTGAGGTTAATGCAGACCACTTGGAGTTGATAGAAATTCAGAGAGAAAAGAGAGGATGGGATGGAGCAATTATAACAAACCCCAACTGTTCAACAATCTGTGCTGTCATAACCTTAAAACCAATAATGGATAAATTTGGCTTAGAGGCTGTTTTTATAGCAACAATGCAGGCAGTTAGTGGAGCAGGTTATAATGGCGTTCCTTCAATGGCAATCTTAGACAATTTAATTCCATTTATTAAAAATGAAGAAGAAAAAATGCAAACAGAGAGCTTAAAGCTTTTAGGAACTTTAAAAGATGGAAAAGTTGAGCTTGCGAACTTTAAAATAAGTGCCTCATGCAATAGGGTTGCAGTTATAGATGGGCATACTGAAAGCATATTCGTCAAAACAAAAGAAGGAGCTGAGCCAGAAGAGATAAAAGAGGTTATGGACAAATTCGACCCGTTGAAGGATTTAAACCTCCCAACCTATGCTAAACCAATTGTTATTAGAGAAGAGATAGATAGGCCACAACCAAGATTAGATAGAAATGAAGGAAATGGAATGAGTATCGTTGTTGGTAGAATAAGAAAAGACCCAATATTTGATGTTAAATACACTGCGTTAGAGCATAATACAATCAGAGGAGCTGCTGGGGCAAGTGTGTTAAATGCGGAATATTTTGTTAAGAAATACATATAA
- a CDS encoding DUF371 domain-containing protein: MEFIIKAKGHKNVSATHKTTLEITKEDYLTPTGHCIIGIDADKSMTDFSEEFKEKLRNAKKIIVEIEVEGIKDTIIGEGHKDLILNHPTDMVIRKSNYICPRTLMINANKSAKDINREIVKKLKEGKELIFKIIV, from the coding sequence ATGGAATTTATTATCAAAGCTAAAGGGCATAAAAATGTCTCAGCTACCCATAAAACAACCTTAGAGATTACAAAAGAGGATTATTTAACTCCAACAGGACACTGCATTATAGGAATAGATGCAGATAAATCTATGACTGATTTTAGTGAAGAATTTAAGGAAAAGCTTAGAAATGCTAAAAAAATAATTGTAGAGATTGAAGTTGAAGGAATAAAAGACACTATAATTGGAGAGGGGCATAAAGATTTAATTTTAAACCATCCAACAGACATGGTTATTAGAAAGAGTAATTATATATGCCCAAGAACACTAATGATTAATGCAAATAAATCAGCAAAAGATATTAATAGAGAGATAGTAAAAAAATTAAAAGAAGGGAAAGAGTTGATTTTTAAGATAATTGTCTAA
- a CDS encoding dihydromethanopterin reductase (acceptor): MKIVWCITGAGHLLRESFQVMKRLKEEIEDLKVTTLVSRAGEEVVKMYGLFGELYNISNGNYYEELILEREHPYSSPITGRLSLGKYDYLICSPATGNTVAKVVNGIADSLVTNAIAQAGKGFVKSLIVPVDYKAGIVTTKLPYAIDKKKCKLCLKCINVCPNGAIVKRDNFVEILLSKCLGCGNCKKVCPYNAIIEGKEIKMRVRKIDAENTRKLMELEDVIVLKHPYEILEFFNIR; the protein is encoded by the coding sequence ATGAAGATAGTTTGGTGTATTACAGGAGCGGGGCATTTGTTGAGGGAGAGCTTCCAAGTAATGAAACGATTAAAAGAAGAAATTGAAGATTTGAAGGTAACTACCTTAGTTTCAAGGGCTGGAGAGGAAGTTGTAAAGATGTATGGGTTGTTTGGGGAATTGTATAATATCTCTAATGGAAATTATTATGAAGAGCTTATATTGGAGAGAGAACATCCTTACTCATCACCAATCACTGGAAGATTGAGCTTAGGAAAGTATGATTATTTAATTTGCTCACCAGCTACTGGAAATACCGTTGCTAAGGTTGTTAATGGCATTGCAGATAGCTTAGTAACAAATGCTATAGCTCAGGCAGGGAAAGGATTTGTTAAATCTTTAATAGTTCCAGTTGATTATAAAGCTGGGATTGTAACAACAAAACTTCCTTATGCAATTGATAAAAAGAAATGCAAACTCTGTTTAAAATGTATAAACGTCTGTCCAAATGGAGCTATAGTTAAGAGGGATAATTTTGTTGAGATATTATTATCTAAATGCTTAGGATGTGGAAATTGTAAAAAAGTTTGCCCTTATAATGCAATAATTGAGGGAAAAGAGATTAAGATGAGGGTTAGAAAGATAGATGCTGAAAATACAAGAAAATTGATGGAGTTGGAGGATGTTATTGTATTAAAGCATCCTTATGAGATTTTGGAGTTTTTTAATATTAGATAA
- a CDS encoding 4-phosphopantoate--beta-alanine ligase, which produces MQIPKTHPRYESLMKREKIIEALDKGILAKAGLIAHGRGETFDYLIGEKTAPIALEAIKAAAALLILAENPVISVNGNTVALAIDEVVELAKELNGKIEVNLFYRTKERELAIKRAFEEKFKDDIETGKIKILGIDDANKQIPNLDSLRGKVSEEGIFTADVVLVPLEDGDRAEALVNMGKKVIAIDLNPLSRTARKSTITIVDELTRAMPLLIKYVKEFKNKDREELLKIVEDFDNKKNLKDMIDYIAERLKNLSLDEL; this is translated from the coding sequence ATGCAGATTCCTAAAACACATCCAAGATATGAGTCATTAATGAAGAGAGAGAAGATAATTGAAGCTTTAGATAAAGGAATTTTAGCTAAGGCTGGATTGATAGCTCACGGTAGAGGAGAGACTTTTGATTATTTAATTGGAGAAAAAACAGCACCAATAGCATTGGAGGCAATAAAAGCTGCTGCTGCTCTATTAATTTTAGCTGAAAATCCAGTGATAAGTGTTAATGGAAACACTGTAGCGTTAGCAATAGATGAAGTTGTTGAGCTTGCAAAAGAATTAAATGGAAAAATAGAGGTTAATCTATTCTATAGAACTAAAGAGAGAGAATTGGCTATAAAAAGAGCATTTGAAGAAAAATTCAAAGATGATATTGAGACAGGAAAGATAAAAATCTTGGGAATAGATGATGCAAATAAGCAGATTCCTAATTTGGATAGCTTGAGAGGAAAGGTTTCAGAAGAAGGAATATTTACTGCTGATGTTGTTTTAGTTCCATTGGAGGATGGAGATAGGGCTGAGGCATTGGTTAATATGGGTAAAAAGGTTATAGCTATAGATTTAAATCCATTATCAAGAACTGCAAGAAAATCAACAATAACAATAGTGGATGAGCTAACAAGAGCTATGCCTTTGTTAATTAAATATGTTAAAGAATTTAAAAATAAGGATAGAGAAGAGCTTTTAAAGATAGTTGAAGATTTTGACAACAAGAAAAATTTGAAAGATATGATTGACTATATTGCTGAAAGATTGAAAAATTTAAGCTTAGATGAATTATAG
- the sucC gene encoding ADP-forming succinate--CoA ligase subunit beta, protein MKLHEYEAKNIFKKYGIPVPESFLVSKEDDLNSINVDKEVVLKAQVLVGGRGKAGGILFASNKEEFIKKAEELFNKEVKGEKVEKILVEEKLPIEKEYYVSIIIDRDAKKPLIIFSTEGGVDIEEVAEKNPEKIIKYHIDVRKPFLPYIARWIVKEAKLPSNEIGKVADVIYKLYKIFKELDATMVEINPLVITKDGNVYAADAVLHLDDDAAFRHNYEEFEEYKNKEKLPFAYVELDGDVAVIGNGAGLTLASMDIINNLGRKPACFLDIGGGADAETVKLALRKVLENKNVKGIFINILGGITRCDEVAKGIVEVLKEHPNVKFAVRMMGTNEEIGRKILEEHGIPYETSMEEAGRKLIEQL, encoded by the coding sequence ATGAAACTACATGAATATGAAGCTAAAAATATATTTAAAAAGTATGGTATCCCAGTTCCTGAGAGCTTTTTAGTATCTAAGGAAGATGATTTAAACAGTATAAATGTTGATAAAGAAGTTGTTTTAAAAGCCCAAGTTTTAGTTGGTGGAAGAGGAAAAGCAGGAGGAATTTTATTTGCATCAAATAAAGAAGAATTCATAAAGAAAGCAGAAGAGTTGTTTAATAAAGAAGTTAAAGGAGAAAAAGTTGAAAAAATTTTAGTTGAAGAGAAATTGCCAATAGAAAAAGAATACTATGTATCAATTATCATAGACAGAGATGCTAAAAAACCGTTAATCATCTTCTCAACTGAGGGAGGAGTTGATATTGAAGAAGTCGCTGAAAAGAATCCAGAAAAGATTATAAAGTACCATATTGATGTTAGAAAACCTTTCCTCCCTTATATTGCAAGATGGATAGTTAAAGAGGCAAAATTGCCAAGCAATGAGATTGGAAAGGTTGCTGATGTTATTTATAAGTTATACAAAATCTTTAAAGAGTTGGATGCTACAATGGTTGAAATCAATCCATTGGTTATAACTAAAGATGGAAACGTCTATGCCGCTGATGCTGTTCTTCACTTAGATGATGATGCAGCATTTAGACATAACTATGAAGAATTTGAAGAATATAAAAATAAAGAAAAATTACCATTTGCCTACGTTGAGTTGGATGGAGATGTGGCAGTTATAGGTAATGGAGCTGGTTTAACTTTGGCAAGTATGGATATTATAAATAACCTCGGCAGAAAGCCAGCTTGCTTCTTAGATATTGGAGGAGGGGCTGATGCTGAAACTGTAAAATTGGCTTTGAGAAAGGTTTTAGAAAACAAAAATGTTAAGGGAATATTTATTAATATTTTAGGAGGAATAACAAGGTGTGATGAAGTAGCAAAGGGAATTGTTGAAGTTTTAAAAGAACATCCAAATGTAAAGTTTGCTGTTAGAATGATGGGAACTAATGAAGAGATTGGAAGAAAAATATTGGAAGAACATGGAATACCTTATGAGACATCAATGGAAGAAGCAGGAAGAAAATTGATTGAACAGCTATAA
- a CDS encoding SDR family oxidoreductase, whose translation MILVTGGAGFIGSHIVDKLIENNYDVIILDNLTTGNKNNINPKAEFVNADIRDKDLDEKINFKDVEVVIHQAAQINVRNSVENPVYDGDINVLGTINILEMMRKYDIDKIVFASSGGAVYGEPNYLPVDENHPINPLSPYGLSKYVGEEYIKLYNRLYGIEYAILRYSNVYGERQDPKGEAGVISIFIDKMLKNQSPIIFGDGNQTRDFVYVGDVAKANLMALNWKNEIVNIGTGKETSVNELFDIIKHEIGFRGEAIYDKPREGEVYRIYLDIKKAESLGWKPEIDLKEGIKRVVNWMKNNNRT comes from the coding sequence ATGATATTAGTTACTGGAGGAGCAGGTTTTATTGGTAGTCATATAGTGGATAAACTAATCGAAAACAACTACGATGTAATTATCTTAGATAATTTAACAACAGGAAATAAAAATAACATAAATCCAAAGGCAGAGTTTGTAAATGCAGATATTAGAGATAAAGACTTAGATGAAAAAATTAATTTTAAAGATGTTGAAGTTGTTATACATCAAGCAGCTCAAATAAACGTTAGAAATTCTGTTGAAAATCCAGTATATGATGGAGACATCAATGTTTTAGGAACTATAAATATCTTAGAGATGATGAGAAAATACGATATAGATAAAATTGTATTCGCATCTTCTGGTGGAGCAGTTTATGGAGAACCAAATTATTTGCCAGTAGATGAAAATCATCCAATAAACCCATTATCTCCTTATGGGTTAAGTAAATACGTGGGAGAGGAATATATTAAGCTATACAACCGTTTATATGGAATTGAATATGCAATTTTGAGATATTCAAATGTCTATGGAGAGAGGCAAGACCCAAAAGGAGAGGCTGGAGTTATAAGCATATTTATAGATAAAATGTTAAAAAACCAAAGCCCAATTATTTTTGGAGATGGAAATCAAACAAGGGATTTTGTCTATGTTGGAGATGTAGCTAAAGCTAATTTAATGGCTTTAAATTGGAAGAATGAGATAGTAAATATTGGGACTGGAAAAGAGACATCAGTAAATGAATTATTTGATATAATAAAGCATGAGATTGGGTTTAGAGGAGAAGCAATATATGATAAACCAAGAGAGGGAGAGGTCTATAGAATTTATCTGGATATAAAAAAGGCAGAATCTTTAGGTTGGAAGCCAGAGATTGATTTAAAAGAGGGAATAAAGAGAGTCGTTAATTGGATGAAAAATAATAATAGGACATAG
- the albA gene encoding DNA-binding protein Alba: protein MDNVVLIGKKPVMNYVVAVLTQLTSNDEVIIKARGKAINKAVDVAEMIRNRFIKDIKIKKIEIGTDKVKNPDGREVNVSTIEIVLAK, encoded by the coding sequence ATGGATAATGTAGTGTTGATAGGGAAGAAGCCAGTGATGAACTACGTTGTAGCAGTTCTAACACAGCTAACAAGCAATGATGAAGTGATAATAAAAGCAAGAGGAAAAGCTATCAACAAAGCAGTGGATGTTGCAGAGATGATAAGAAACAGATTTATAAAGGACATAAAAATTAAAAAAATAGAGATAGGAACTGATAAAGTGAAGAACCCAGATGGTAGAGAAGTTAATGTTTCAACGATTGAAATTGTTTTAGCTAAATAA
- a CDS encoding RNA-binding domain-containing protein, which yields MLNSIKLSAIVHATEDEDKVLEAIEFFIPENVDEEKIDLDVVETQGYFGNPIKIINVNVEGKEAKKIFKHIIDLIKSDDKNINKLKKDLHLRVEDNKFYVRFDKQKAYLGECRVVDGDDIIRAVFNFKIFTPKNKEEKVKEIVANELGF from the coding sequence ATGCTAAATTCTATAAAACTTAGTGCAATAGTTCATGCCACAGAGGATGAGGATAAGGTTTTAGAGGCGATAGAATTTTTTATTCCTGAGAACGTTGATGAGGAAAAAATAGACTTAGATGTTGTTGAAACGCAGGGATACTTTGGAAACCCAATAAAAATTATCAATGTCAATGTTGAAGGAAAAGAGGCTAAGAAGATATTTAAACATATTATAGATTTAATAAAATCAGATGATAAAAATATAAATAAACTGAAGAAAGATTTACACTTAAGAGTTGAGGATAACAAATTTTATGTTAGATTTGATAAGCAGAAGGCTTATTTGGGAGAGTGTAGAGTTGTAGATGGTGATGATATTATAAGAGCTGTTTTCAACTTTAAAATATTTACTCCAAAAAATAAGGAGGAGAAGGTTAAGGAAATTGTCGCTAACGAACTCGGATTTTAA
- the hypA gene encoding hydrogenase maturation nickel metallochaperone HypA yields the protein MHELSYANAMLEAILNSIKKEEEKGKKIKKVTEINLEVGELTFINVEQLKFAFEVIAEGTVCEGAKINVEFIKPKCKCLDCGYEGEPEILDEFEVYCPKCKSIRLKLSGGKEFNIKNATVEYED from the coding sequence ATGCATGAATTATCTTACGCCAATGCCATGCTTGAAGCAATATTAAACAGCATAAAAAAAGAGGAAGAAAAAGGAAAGAAAATAAAAAAAGTTACAGAAATCAACTTAGAAGTTGGAGAACTAACATTTATCAATGTTGAGCAGTTAAAATTTGCATTTGAAGTTATTGCTGAAGGAACTGTATGTGAGGGAGCTAAAATTAACGTTGAATTTATAAAACCAAAGTGTAAATGCTTAGACTGTGGATATGAGGGAGAACCAGAGATTTTAGATGAATTTGAGGTCTATTGCCCAAAGTGTAAAAGTATAAGATTAAAATTATCTGGAGGGAAGGAGTTTAATATAAAAAATGCCACAGTTGAGTATGAAGATTAA
- a CDS encoding protein-tyrosine phosphatase family protein, which produces MGRCKHNGEVSIFGVRPASFPNFPFHLMDKIGGFVILDELWLRRWCEIIEYPMRIPTLYVPIEDYGIPTVEDMDLIVDFIKYHVSKEKEVVVSCIGGHGRTGTVLAVWAGLNGIKNPIEYVRERYCECAVETEEQEEFVIEYLKMKKRG; this is translated from the coding sequence ATGGGAAGATGCAAGCATAATGGTGAAGTTAGTATTTTTGGTGTAAGACCAGCAAGCTTTCCTAATTTTCCATTTCATTTAATGGATAAGATTGGAGGTTTTGTGATATTGGATGAGTTATGGTTAAGGAGATGGTGTGAAATTATAGAATATCCGATGAGAATTCCGACATTATATGTGCCAATTGAGGATTATGGTATTCCGACTGTTGAAGATATGGATTTGATTGTTGATTTTATAAAATATCATGTTTCTAAAGAAAAGGAGGTTGTTGTTTCTTGTATTGGTGGGCATGGGAGGACGGGAACTGTTTTAGCCGTATGGGCTGGATTAAATGGGATTAAAAATCCAATAGAGTATGTTAGAGAGCGTTATTGTGAGTGTGCAGTTGAGACAGAAGAGCAGGAAGAGTTTGTAATAGAGTATTTGAAAATGAAAAAGAGAGGGTAA